The sequence CAGGAGAGGTTACTGGGGTAACAAGATTGGCAAGCCCCACACCGTACCCTGCAAGGTGACTGGCCGCTGCGGCTCCGTGCTGGTGCGTCTCATCCCTGCGCCCCGTGGTACTGGTATCGTGTCTGCTCCCGTACCCAAGAAGTTGCTCATGATGGCCGGTATTGATGACTGCTACACCTCTGCAAGAGGCTGTACTGCCACCCTTGGAAACTTTGGTAATTTGATTCTTTTTGCTTTATTGGTCTTTATCCTGTTTCTTCTCCTAGCTCTGCTTGACTTCACCTATGCTATGGTGTGGTTGGCGTTTCATGGAGAGAAAGAAACGAGTGTTGTAATGCACGACAGGAAGACCCCTCATGGTCTCTTCTGTTCCCTTTTTGATGCTCTACACTTCATTTCCCAAATAACTTGATTCACTAAACATTTGGAACCACATCTGAAACATTGTTCCTCCTTACAGCCAAGGCCACCTTTGATGCCATCTCCAAGACTTACAGCTACCTGACCCCTGATCTCTGGAAGGAGACGGTCTTCACCAAGTCTCCTTACCAGGTACGTATGTTGCACAACACTCACTGTTGGCAGACTATGAAATGTTCTAACACATGAAATTGCTTTTTCAGGAGTTCACTGACCATCTGGCCAAGACTCACACCAGAGTGTCTGTGCAGAGAGGCCAGGCCGTCCAGGCAGCATCctcctaaacatttttttttttacagtgttgaAATAAACATTCTGGGGGAAAACAATCACTTTAGCGCCTTGTTTTTGATTTGATAATGAGCAATGACAAACTGAGATCAGTAGAAAAGCTAGATAACAGCCATATATAGATCTAATAAGCCAAAGAAATTAGCATTATTCTGAAATGGCAGGTTCTCTTTGACAAACCTGTAAATCCTTAAAGGGTGCAGTTTCAGACAAGCAATGAAATTTAAATTTACTCCTGATTGGCTTGGGGCTGTGATGGtgaatttctaaatattttccCTATAGCCAATGTTggtcatgaaataatacattttatttgtatagcgcttttcaagatactcaaagacactttacaaaagaatgaagttgaatagagcaagtaaacagaataaaagacacaccaaaatacaacattcaatggttaatacacagttaaaaaagcggggcggggcacagcagtcagatataaaaggttagacattaaaaacagatttgaagaggtgggttttgagttgttttttgaaggtgggaaggtcagggcaagcacggagtgaatggggcaaagagttccagagagtgggggcagcgatggagaaggctctgtctccccaggttcggagcttggtcttacaggggagtgccaggaggttggagtctgaggagcgaaggggatgcgggggattatgtggatggaggaggtctgagatatgggggggtcagatcgtggagggctttgtaggtgatgagaagaatttttaagtgaatgcgttgggggacgggaagccagtagaggttttggaggacaggggtaatgtgttcacgggagcgggtggaggtgaggaggcgggcagcggagttctgaatatattgtagtttgagggttttggatagtgtaccgtagagaatgctgttgcagtagtcggttctggaggtgatgaatgcatggattagggattcagcggcaaaGAATGTAAGTGATAGActgagtcgggctatgttcttaagatggaagaatgctgtccgggttaactgtttgatgtggggttcaaaatGCATTAAATAGGCCTCTTAATACACTTTTAAGTGACAAATAGGCAAGATTCGAAACTTGATTTAAACACTTTATTTTACAACTATTACACAGAATAGACAAAAGGATGATTATGCGTTTTGGGTCTGAGCTGCCATCATCCTCTCTTTTTGCTTCATGAGACATTTCCTCCCACTAGCATAAGCTCCTAGGTCCCCATCTGGAACAGAaacgattttttttaatgcatattaaAACATCTCAAACTTGTGCCATTGATGGCTCAGCTATTGCCGGGTTTCTCCCCAACCAGTTTCTTCATCTGGTGATTTCACTGATGACGCCCTTCACTCAAATTGAACATgtttatcattaaaatcaccagctggaaagaaaacctacAGTGTCTCGGCCTTCTGTTGACACACCTGCATTAAAAAGGTCCATACATAGTTGACAGAAGTGACTGCAAGCCATTTCATcaactattttttaaaagtaaatcatgaaaattaaatatatacatttagcacaggggttcccaaactttaccaactcagggcccacttgaaaatctaaaaaatgtctgcggcccacctttgtcctatcaacagtacatagacaaaatgttgcgttctcagagcacttaacttatttttattaataatcatttattatataataattcaggattgaaatgaaagcacgGGGAtgaaggaagcccaaacttttaatctatgGTGTatacacaagacagaattaattctcatacttttcataactgcattcaagactggcatgatgaccagagagctacgttccaatcataaactgtataaagttcctaaaatattgtgataggtcaataacactcaataggttattattggctgtaaatatatatttttttaaatcgtgcaataaatacaatttaaaaaataaataatatttttaatgacctctcatggcccaccagCGGGCCGCaccccacactttgggaatctcTGATTTAGTAAATTGTTAAATATCTTGAAATAATTCGACGGCATTGAAAAagcaatgtgaaaaaaaaaatctactgatTCTGTCAGTCGTCTGTCAAGAGTGGGCGGGATCAACAATCTCTTTGGTTAAGCTGCCCTCTGAgacacccacacaaaaaagcaTTATGATTTTGGGCTGATTCCCAAGGTAATTAACAGGTGCAATTCAATATACTATTTAATATCTCAATTacataattttgttttaatcaTGTACTTATTGccttttgataaaaaaaaaagcctctatACGAGTAATTTACTTACATATAGCTATATATGAAATAACTTACAGCGTGACTGGAAGTTCTTGGTAACTTCATTGAACTGCTGGATCTCCTTAAAACAGTTCTGCTCGTAGCTGGGACCTTCTCTCTGCTGACAGGCTCGGAGACGCTCCTGGACCACCTTTACAATCTCCTGGTCCACTTTACTGAGGTGTAATAGAACAGAGACCAACACAGTTAAATTGcataaaatagactttttaaatCATGCTCTAAGAGGAAATATGTGTCCTTTGagtctgtttatgagcaccaaacctgtaaaaaatgaattatatcCCTCACTTACAGCAACAAATCCAGTCACAACATTCGGTACACCTGTGCTATCCTCCAATACTACAAATTCAGATGCACTTACTAAAGTGCCCGGTAACTGTAGCCcactaagcatcatgggaaattgAGTAAAAATCTCACTAGTCTCTCCTCCATTGCATCTCAGCCTCGTAGTAGCACAGGTAATCTCCTTCTTGGCAGTCGGTCAGGTCGGGAACACGGCGGAACTTCTGGTGGTAGTACACCAACCTGTTTTTAGCCCGAATGCTTTCGATAGCGTCTGGGAAGTGAATAAATATGATTTAGTAACATTAAACAGGTGACAAGAAAGCGGACGCCATGTttatgctaatggtttaatgcTAGTCAAACACTGTCATAGAATACCACTTCTGCTGAAATTGTACTCAATGCAATATTTTGTAGATAGGcctaaatatatgtattatgtgTATTTACTATGTTTAATTTGTAATATACCCGGTAGCTGTACTGTTATGGtagctgctagctagctcaGTTAGCTTACCTCTAAATGTGGTGACAGGCAGGTCCACGGTGTAATGGAAGAGTTTGGACAAAATCACCGCTGGGTTTGGCAAAGCTGTCTGTTTGTCCACGACCGGAGTCTGCCGTGGGGGCTCCGGATATGCATCTTTATCAAAATCTGACGGCATTTCTGCCCTAGTTTAGTCAATGTGAGAGAAACCCTACAATTCGACCTCGACAGCTCTCCTTTCGAGGTGGCGCATGCGTACTGGGCACGATGTAATGGCGATGTAGAGGTCAGTGAAAAGTTGGATCGCCACTTCATAATATTTACCGTTATTCCTTCAATTGCCTCGTAAATGTGACACTTTTCATGTGAAGCTTGTTACACACATGCGTGCTTTTTTCTGAATAGAAAGGTGAAAGGACGAAGATCCGGGTTTGTTTTGTAGTTACATGTTGTACCCTAAACACCCAACAGGTGGCAATATTGCGTAGAGTTGAGAAATGACAAACGTTTAAGTACAGTATATAACTGTTTGGCCTGGTCGAGACACTATTTAAGGTAAATCAACAGCATTATTGTAACCTTTTGAGTGAGAGAGGTCTCCAGGCTACAGTTATCCACATAATCATATTGTCATATGCTGATGTCTAACACACGGAAAAGCCAAATCAAATGAAACTGGTAATATTGTGGTTTAATGTGCATCAGTGGCAGGTTAGTGTGTAACCTGACACAAGTAATTGTATGGGAATTGCAACGTTGTCTTCAATGCCGTTGTGGTTTTACTGTAATCCAAAATGACGGAACAACAAACTTGCACAAAACACATGGCACAAAAACCTATTTAAAGTGGATGCTGTCATCATTTCTGTTGCTATCCTTATTGTCCTGGGGAGTTTATGCAACAACCAGTAGACTTTGGTGTTTGTGGTCTATCGTATGTAGGGCATTTGGATTTTAATGtgtataattaaaaatgttattgttgtatttttaccCTTCCATCATAAGACACATGCCTTTTTAAGTGTATTTAGTGCACTTACCTGGAATTGTTCCATTAATAAATCCACTAATGTGAACATGACTCATCCCTTTCTGACTTTGGATCTGCTGGCtatatttaataaatgtcaAAGTCAATGAAATGCAACACTGATGACAATCAAAGCATTGCCTTTCTTGGCTAAATTGTTCCTCTCCACTAGTCTTTGCACCACCTCAAACTTGCAGTGCACACTCCTCCCCGTCTCCACTCTGGCAAAGATTGCTTTTGTTTGAAAGCGAATACGGTTCCTCAGCGGGGTCCAAACACCAAATTAGAGCCTCACTTTACACGCTGTACCTTCTTGCATCAGGTTCTTCATTCTAGCTCGGTCAGTGTGAACAGACATGGTCAGTGCTCCTGCTGTTGCTTTTCTGCTTTTGTATCAATATTGTTTGCCTGTTTTGGTTTGCATGGGAATTGGATATTACTATGCTGTGTATGTCTTCATCTAGTCTCATCGTAAATTCCACGCGCCACGCCACGGACACCTGGGCTTTCTTCGCAAGCGCAGCAAGAAGCACAGGGGCAGAGTGCGAACGTGGCCGAAAGATGACCCCAGCCAACCCGTGCATCTCACTGCCTTCCTGGGCTACAAGGCAGGCATGACCCACACCTTAAGAGAGGTGCACCGTGTTGGCCTCAGTATGTACAGTTGCAtgctgtcaggttcaaactcctgtgacacttgtaaaaacacttaaatacagaagatacagacaacaatattcaaagttactcgcagtgTGGAGAGTGAAAGAACATACCAAGTGACATGCagctccactctgagtatgcagttcacactttttattctttttcgggggtccctactacatggtcgtgcaactctaagggggggagaaggcagttgcacgagctgtatttgttcgtctatgtgtgtgtgtatgtatgtgagagtaattacttttattgttttatgagttcttatcttgaatCGCTGTTGGGGACCCTGCAGATGAggccacggtgaggcagcatttagccactatggcccccacctgtggaacagcctgccggagagcctcaggactgcggagactgttgatatttaaaaaaaaaagattgaagacacacctttttaatcaggcttttaactaatatttttaaacttttcttatgtttttatctttttagtcctattttatgctcttagtcttcagcttttaactccagtgtttcttggggggggggggggggggggggggggtcctccacactgggggctgtgtcgggtctgctgagggggtgccatccttgggtcccttcgacccggccggctgggggttcctccctttaatgtgggggtccgcccgtctgtcggagtcgggggggcccgggtgctggtcccccgatggcacggcctgcggctcctcccagtgtgggcggcgccaaaggtggcgtttccttgatcctcagtgccatgccatgtctccctactgtgtgtgattgtgtgtgtgtgtgtgtgtgtgtctagtatggagggtgggaaggagaggctttcttttgtttctttgttttttttccttttaattgtggtaattgttttaattctgtaaagcactttgtgttgcatgtctttgcaggaaaagtgctatgaaaataaagttgatttgatttgatttgatccaggcgcctccaggacctgggggtcgctgggggtctctgatcagggtcacgggaacattccttcttcagcacattcaaacactttctattgtctaagcaaatggaaataagggtgataactaacgctatattcattctatctacattttattctaacacatgcatgcatcaaTATGCACACGTGAATATACTAGGAATCTTACACAgcgtcaacacacagccattattgtctaaatagatGAATACAGAATATACCATAATTTCCCCATTAACTCCACAGAGCAATCAAAGCGAGAGCAAGTGGAGGCAGTTACCATTATTGAGACCCCCCCGCTCATAGTGGTGGGACTGGTGGGCTACATCGACACCGTATGGGGCTTGCGTGCCCTGAAGACCATCTTCGCTGAGCATCTGAGTGACGAGTGCAAGCGCAGATTCTACAAAAACTGgtgaaacgtgtgtgtgtgtgtgtgtgtgtgtgtgtgtgtgtgacctgaaATTTAGCCCAGGGACGCTTTGTTTACTTTGCTTATGTTTCAGGCACAAGAGCAGTAAGAAGGCTTTCACTAAATCCTGTaaaaagtggcaggatgagagCGGAAAGAAAGAACTGGACAAGGATTTTGCTCGGATGAAGAAGTATTGTTCAGTCATTCGGGTTATTGTTCACTCTCAGGTATGATGGTGTTTTCTATCACGTTTAGAACTTTATAAAAGGGCAACATTCACCTGACCACATGTACGAGTATAGGATGTCACCTCCTTAATCTCACAGCTGTTTTGTGCTTACAACTCTGGCCTCATGGAGCTGTTTCAAATGacagtttaaaaataatttttagggCAGAACCTGGCCCTCTACCCCCCAAGACTTTGCCTTTACTTTGGCAGCAAACAAGATGAGGGTCAGCCAAAGACCACTCCATAACATTGTGTGAAGGCTTCAGCTTGGTAACACGATCAATATGCACTTTTAGGAAATGATGTGGTCGCCTGCTTGTATAACTAAACATGCTGTGTCCTACATTGACTACATCGGTTTTTATGCTCCCGCTTTCAGATGCGATTGCTGCCCATAAAGCAGAAGAAGGCTCACATCATGGAGGTGCAGTTAAACGGCGGGAGCATCTCGGACAAGGTCGATTGGGCGAGGGAGAGACTGGAGCAAGCTGTGCCCGTCTCATCCGTCTTCCACCAGAATGACATGATTGACATCATCGGGGTTACAAAGGGTCATGGCTTTAAAGGTCGGAATACTCCCGAGAAACAttcagtacatactgtatgagtACAAAAGCAGTATAACGTGTTGATAGGTGTGACAAGTCGCTGGCACACGAAGAAGCTCCCGAGGAAGACCCATAAAGGTCTACGGAAGGTGGCGTGCATCGGAGCGTGGCATCCTGCTCGTGTAGGCTTCACCATAGCTCGAGCTGGTCAGAAGGGCTACCATCATCGTACTGAGATCAACAAGAAGGTCTATTTTGTACCCATAATTTGTCTCAATAATGTTGGAATGGGTTATCTTAAAGCTTCATGTCCTCAGATCTATCGGATTGGGAAAGGTGTTCACATCCATGAGGGAAAGGTGATCGGGAATAACGCCTCCACTAGCTACGACACCAGTGAGAAGACCATTACCCCCATGGTATTTACATTATGGATGTGTACATTTCTAATACAGTAGTATAGACTATTTCCTctgtcacactttggacacgccTGGTGTAAATGTCAATTCTCATGCATGCAGTCTCATCGACAATTAGCAGGATAGCGTTCCATTGCAGtactataacataacatatggTAATAGTATAGTAGTTATAGTAGTTATACTAGTAGTAGTTATAGTTAATAGTGTTACTAGTATAGTAGTAACATGTACTTCAGGGTAACCGTGTGACATGCAATTGTCTTGCCGCAACAGCAGGGGCAGTGTTTTCCTAAGAGAACCCACAGCTTGCGTTGACTAGCTTTTTAGCTTTCTGTGTAGTGGATGTGGAGTATCACTTTTATTGTACATGTTGCTCTGAAAGCAATCCTTGTTTACTTACGCAGGGAGGCTTCCCGCATTATGGTGATGTAAATAATGATTATGTTATGGTGAAAGGCTGCGTGGTCGGCGCCAAGAAACGTGTCCTTACCCTCAGGAAGGTAAGTACAGGTTTATCGTCAGGACATTCGTAATAACTCTTGAGATATTTCAACGTACTGTTTTCTTAAAGTCTTTGCATGTGCAAACGTCCCGCAAGTGGACGGAAGCCATCGAGCTCAAGTTCATTGACACCACGTCCAAGTTTGGTCACGGTCGCTTCCAGACTGCGCTGGAGAAAAGAGCATTTATGGTTTTATTGCACAGCACAATTATTGTGTTAACGTAATGGCACCGCTATGCCTCTGATGACTAACCCCCGACCTCTTGTCTTTCCTGTAGGGCCCACAAAAAAAGGACATCCTGAAGACGATGCCACAGCCACTGGCAGAGGAGACTTAaatggggcttttttttttaagagacaAAGCAAAACGTTCACGGAGTAAAGTGTTTCTCACTAAAAAGAGCTTTTTCAGGAAATGttggaaatattgaaatattggaaaaaagtagggatgtctgatattggcttttttgccgaaaaccaatATGCCAATAATGTCCAACTCGTAGTTTCCGAAACCGATATCACAGTTAattattggttttcatgatcgggggaaaaaatcactgatattgcatttttatgctgataaaaaaaaggcatcaatacatattcaatgttttttgcattgtattttaaatTACTGTGGCAAAATTCTAAGAAAATTTCCATGGGCAACTTTTGTTGTCAAGTGAATTTTAGGTAGGTAGTAAGCAATAgttttatattacagtatttgtgtatatagtatttataatatttctaGTAATACTCTTGTAGAATCTGGTTATTTGTATAGACAACTTTACAGTTATTTCTACTTGcagttacattttatttatacaaaGCAATTTGTGTAAATTCCCTCCAAAATTTCCCGTTAATTCCATTCTAACAATgaaacatgtacattttgtgagcttttcattatttgaaaaaaatcttagaaaaaaaaattggacaaaTTACATGCTTTTTATTGGACAATATTCAAGATTTTTTTCATCTGAACATCCTATGGAAATTTACCAGAAAGTTCCTGCCCTTTTTCAAATGTCTTACACCTTAGTTAGCATCAGTCTTGAGGCTCCATGGAGGCTTGACGGGAGCGGTGGGAAAACAGTTCAGCTGCGGGTGGGTTGTCAGGACCGGAAGCCATCAGGGGGACATATAAATCATCCATGTTGGGCATGACCAACACTTTCTGTTGTGGACAATCAAGACTTTTATGATGATCAAGTTGGGttgaatttttaaatatgttgctATTAAGGGAGTGATGCTTCATACTGACCTGGAACTCGCACTTAAGTTTTTTGTCGATCCACTCTGTGACTTGAGTGAAGGTCACCTCCCTCTCTCCAAACATTGGACACACACGAAGGTCTAATTTAGGAGGCACCTGGAAACTATACCTGAAAGACAAAGTTAaatgaaatgtgtatttatcCTGTGCagcattgagattttttttgcctgcatttgtttgtgttcaaaatacttCTAAAAGTTCTGAATGGGTTTGGATGAAATTTGAAGTAATTGTAGGAAATGGGATATAGAAAAACTCATGAAAGTTTAGGGGTGATCTGGATCACAGTCTGGATCCAGAAATTGTAAAGGATCTTTAACATTGCGAGAATGTAAATCCACAAAAAAAATTGGTCAGAGCACTTGGGGATATTTAGCCTTCCTGGTACATTGCGCTATCAtggtatgtacatatgtatgcatgttagcattgttagcaagctagcatactagcatgttttgctattttcaagGATACTTAACCACCACTACCATACTAGGGTCTTAACATgcaaacgttagcatgttagcagtgcAAAGCATGAtactagcatagtagcatttttatccattttcatgggtagaaaCTTAGGCGGACTTAGCACTATCAtcatactaggtgttagcattgccattttcatagttagacatgattatggtaggtgttagcacTGCTAGCAGGCTAACATGATCATACgagcattttatgcaattttcatgaatgacacttggcgctatcttgctaggtgttagcatgctgacataaTTATACAGTGCTATCATGCGaggagttagcatgctaaaataattgtgcatgctaacactaagatttttaccattttcagagttagcgctattatgctaggtgttagcactGCTAGCAGGCTAACATGAGCATTctagcattttatgcaattttcatgaatgacacttggcgctatcttgctaggtgttagcatgctaacataattatacagCGCTATCGTGCGaggagttagcatgctaaaataattgtgcatgctaacactaacatttttaccattttcagAGTTAGtcctattatgctaggtgttagcactGCTAGCAGGCTAACATGAGCATTctagcattttatgcaattttcatGACACATGGCGCTaccttgctaggtgttagcatgctaacataattacaCAGTGCTATCATGCAaggagttagcatgctaaaataatTGTGCATGCTAACACTAAGATTTTTACCATTTTCAGAGTTAGCATttcaggtgttagcatgctaatgttagcattcttttAAGTCACTCAAACCCTTCCAGTATATGTTAATGGTCAAGGAATCTCAATATATTGAGATTcaataaatgtaggactaatatATACTTTGATGTAAGTCACAATATGGGGAGAACTATGgtgcttggtggaggtctaGTTGTTATTAATACCATAGTCTGTCTGTAGGGGGTGGTGGGATGTTGATAGCAAGAGTTCCAATGAGTTCCACAACTTCAACGCTAAGCATCAGAGGCACGTTGGACACCTCGGCTATCTTCTTCCGGATGTACTCGTTCTCCGTGGCCTTCTGGAAATATCTGGACTTTGCAATCTTGTCCACAAATTTCAGGATCTTCTTGCCCGTGCTGGCACCTGTACTCCTGGGGGAGAAAAACACAAGGTAAAACAgacatattgttttgtttattgaaATGGAAGTCTGTTTTACATACATGTCCTGTGCAACCACCGGGGTCTTGTCTCCCACAGACCCTTTTGTCTCAGGGGGAGGGGAGTCCTCTTCATCGGACGAGCCCACACTGGACGACTCTTCATCGCTATCAGCCAGTGTAGACAGTCTGCGCTTTGAGCTTGAGCCCCTGTTGGATCACATTCAAGTAGTCACCTCCACATCACTTGATCACCACTATAAATATCCACTTAAGTAGTTACCCTTCTTGTTGGGCCTGTGGAAAGGTTTGGGACTCTTCTGGGTCCCCTTTACCCAGCTTACACAGGTTCATCTTAGTTTGCAGGGTCATTTGAAAGCAGCCGGTGTACACCAGCTCCACCTCCAGCCACAGACCTGTGAATAATATACACTCAATTGACATTTCATTAGGTAACCGTACTCTTAATGAAATCCCACAGCTATAATACTAACAAATGAAGATTTGAACCTCAAACTCCTGGCATGCTAACCAGTCGGCCACAGTGCAGCCTCACAAAAATCAACTATAGCACTAAACATAATGTAGGTTATTTCGAAATGCCCGCTAagtatgctgggtagtccagctgcaaaaacaatataaactatgaa comes from Doryrhamphus excisus isolate RoL2022-K1 chromosome 15, RoL_Dexc_1.0, whole genome shotgun sequence and encodes:
- the LOC131103111 gene encoding large ribosomal subunit protein uL3-like, with the protein product MSHRKFHAPRHGHLGFLRKRSKKHRGRVRTWPKDDPSQPVHLTAFLGYKAGMTHTLREVHRVGLKQSKREQVEAVTIIETPPLIVVGLVGYIDTVWGLRALKTIFAEHLSDECKRRFYKNWHKSSKKAFTKSCKKWQDESGKKELDKDFARMKKYCSVIRVIVHSQMRLLPIKQKKAHIMEVQLNGGSISDKVDWARERLEQAVPVSSVFHQNDMIDIIGVTKGHGFKGVTSRWHTKKLPRKTHKGLRKVACIGAWHPARVGFTIARAGQKGYHHRTEINKKIYRIGKGVHIHEGKVIGNNASTSYDTSEKTITPMGGFPHYGDVNNDYVMVKGCVVGAKKRVLTLRKSLHVQTSRKWTEAIELKFIDTTSKFGHGRFQTALEKRAFMGPQKKDILKTMPQPLAEET
- the ndufb10 gene encoding NADH dehydrogenase [ubiquinone] 1 beta subcomplex subunit 10, whose amino-acid sequence is MPSDFDKDAYPEPPRQTPVVDKQTALPNPAVILSKLFHYTVDLPVTTFRDAIESIRAKNRLVYYHQKFRRVPDLTDCQEGDYLCYYEAEMQWRRDYKVDQEIVKVVQERLRACQQREGPSYEQNCFKEIQQFNEVTKNFQSRYGDLGAYASGRKCLMKQKERMMAAQTQNA